A window of the Pararge aegeria chromosome 2, ilParAegt1.1, whole genome shotgun sequence genome harbors these coding sequences:
- the LOC120629911 gene encoding FUN14 domain-containing protein 1A isoform X2 translates to MAKPKKDETSEEAKKIVDDAKNFIEKAIADIGSTSATKQLILGTASGWITGFITMKIGKIAAVGIGGGVILLHIASQKGYIDVNWDKINKRVDKITDKIEKETTGKSPDWFDKVISFVKDNSYYSAGFTGGFFFGIASS, encoded by the exons ATGGCTAAACCGAAGAAAGATGAGACTTCTGAAGAAGCAAAAAAGATAGTGGATGACGCAAAGAACTTTATTGAAAAAGCTATTGCTGATATTGGTTCGACATCAGCAACAAAGCAGCTAATTTTAGGAACTGCGTCAGGATG GATTACAGGTTTTATTACAATGAAAATTGGTAAAATTGCTGCTGTAGGCATTGGTGGTGGTGTAATTTTACTACACATTGCAAGTCAAAAAGGATATATCGATGTAAATTGGGATAAAATCAATAAGAGGGTTGATAAAATTACtgataaaattgaaaaagaaaCTACAGGAAAGTCACCTGACTGGTTTGATAAA GTTATATCATTTGTCAAAGATAATTCCTATTATTCGGCTGGGTTTACAGGAGGCTTCTTTTTTGGCATTGCTTCATCTTaa
- the LOC120632269 gene encoding exostosin-1 — protein MQAKKRYFFLILSCFLAVYCFITSFYLNPRRSHKSRRGQLPTFATFDELYESPSRQKRNPQTTTKSCRMQTCFDFSKCGSDPKVYVYPTDGPVSATYRKVLSVIRESRYATHDPTEACLFIPAVDTLDADPLSPEHIQDVASRLSRLQYWKNGRNHVIFNLYAGTWPDYAEGALGFDSGEAIMARASASESIFRDGFDISLPLFHKEHPERGGLPPAATGNPFPAPRKHLLAFKGKRYVHGIGSETRNSLWHLHDGNQLILVTTCRHGKSWKDLRDERCDEDNKEYDKFDYEQLLANSTFCLVARGRRLGSYRFLEALAAGCVPVLLSNGWRLPFDERIDWRRAVIWADERLLLQVPELVRSVSAERVLALRQQTQLLWEQYFSSIEKIVFTTIEIILERIMAHRSSRQREALIWNASPGALGTLSSYGDSRAHLPIAAPALSAPRAPSPPPGPLPAPSLPLTAPPPTPGVSFTALLYVQATSPALHKLLANIASSEFCEKVVLVWDSERAAPSLKSLSRTAGDLRDPLPVIVIDATTHYPGEGVSARWQPLWAIPTAAVFSLDGDAPMLAEELDFAFRVWQEFPERIVGYPARNHFWDESKGAWGYSSKWGGSYSMVLPGAALVHRALLALYGAAAPALRLAVRRARNCEDILLNCLAAHATRRPPLKLAQRRRYKPQHHRYRSSWSDPEHFVQRQSCLNTFAAAWGYMPLVRSVLRLDPILFKDPVSTLRKKYRKMELVTS, from the exons ATGCAAGCAAAAAaacgctatttttttttaattctatcatGTTTCCTGGCTGTATACTGCTTTATCACCAGTTTCTACTTGAATCCTAGAAGAAGTCATAAATCACGTCGAGGGCAGTTGCCCACATTCGCTACTTTCGATGAGTTATATGAATCACCATCTCGTCAAAAAAGAAATCCTCAAACAACTACAAAATCATGTAGAATGCAAACTTGTTTTGATTTTTCGAAATGTGGTAGTGACCCGAAAGTGTATGTGTACCCCACTGATGGTCCAGTAAGTGCCACATACCGTAAAGTTCTGTCTGTGATAAGGGAGTCAAGGTACGCTACACACGACCCTACTGAGGCTTGCCTGTTTATACCAGCTGTTGATACTTTAGATGCTGATCCATTGTCCCCTGAGCATATTCAAGATGTTGCCTCAAGACTTTCCCGACTTCAATACTGGAAAAATGGTCGCAATCATGTAATCTTTAATTTATATGCAGGCACCTGGCCTGATTATGCAGAAGGGGCTTTAGGATTTGATTCAGGTGAAGCTATAATGGCACGAGCAAGTGCTTCGGAATCAATTTTCCGTGATGGGTTTGATATATCATTGCCATTGTTTCACAAAGAGCATCCAGAGCGTGGTGGTTTGCCCCCTGCAGCAACAGGAAACCCTTTCCCAGCTCCTCGAAAACATTTACTTGCATTTAAAGGGAAACGCTATGTACATGGCATTGGTAGTGAAACAAGGAATTCTTTATGGCATTTACATGATGGTAACCAATTAATCTTAGtgacaacttgtagacatggtaAATCTTGGAAGGATTTAAGAGATGAGAGATGTGATGAAGATAATAAGGAATATGATAA ATTTGACTATGAGCAATTATTAGCAAATTCTACTTTTTGTCTTGTGGCTCGTGGCAGACGTCTTGGTTCTTACCGGTTTTTAGAAGCATTAGCTGCAGGTTGTGTTCCAGTTTTGTTAAGTAATGGGTGGAGATTACCTTTTGACGAGCGCATTGATTGGCGACGTGCAGTCATCTGGGCTGACGAGCGACTTCTTTTACAG GTGCCTGAGCTAGTACGCTCAGTTTCTGCTGAGCGTGTTCTTGCATTGAGGCAGCAGACACAACTTTTGTGGGAACAATATTTTTCTTCAATTGAGAAGATAGTTTTTACAACTATAGAG ATAATATTAGAACGAATAATGGCTCACAGATCATCGCGACAGCGTGAAGCATTGATTTGGAATGCGTCTCCAGGTGCATTGGGCACATTGTCATCCTACGGGGACTCTCGTGCCCACCTTCCCATCGCCGCGCCCGCACTCTCCGCGCCTCGAGCTCCCTCCCCGCCACCCGGCCCTCTTCCCGCGCCCTCCCTCCCCCTCACTGCGCCCCCGCCCACGCCAGGCGTCAGCTTTACAGCCCTACTGTATGTACAGGCTACATCACCAGCGTTACACAAGCTCCTTGCTAACATAGCCAGCAGCGAATTCTGTGAAAAG GTGGTCCTTGTGTGGGATAGTGAGCGTGCCGCGCCATCTTTAAAGTCACTTTCCAGAACGGCTGGTGACCTACGCGACCCCTTACCTGTAATAGTTATCGACGCCACTACACATTATCCAGG GGAAGGCGTGTCAGCACGCTGGCAACCTCTTTGGGCAATACCTACAGCGGCAGTGTTTTCTTTAGACGGAGACGCGCCCATGTTAGCTGAGGAGTTAGATTTCGCTTTCCGTGTGTGGCAAGAATTTCCGGAGCGAATTGTCGGTTACCCAGCTAGGAACCACTTTTGGGATGAATCTAAG GGCGCGTGGGGCTACAGCAGCAAGTGGGGCGGCTCGTACTCGATGGTGCTGCCGGGCGCCGCGCTGGTACACCGCGCGCTGTTGGCGCTATACGgcgccgccgcgcccgcgctTCGCCTGGCCGTGCGGCGCGCGCGCAACTGCGAGGACATCCTGCTCAACTGCCTCGCCGCGCACGCCACGCGCCGTCCGCCTCTCAAGCTCGCTCAGCGCCGCCGCTACAAGCCGCAGCACCACCGATACAG ATCCTCATGGAGTGATCCAGAACATTTCGTCCAGCGGCAGTCGTGTCTGAACACGTTCGCAGCTGCATGGGGCTATATGCCACTTGTGCGTTCTGTTCTACGGCTTGATCCTATTCTGTTTAAGGATCCAGTGTCCACGTTAAGAaagaaatatagaaaaatggAATTAGTTACatcttaa
- the LOC120629911 gene encoding FUN14 domain-containing protein 1A isoform X1, giving the protein MAKPKKDETSEEAKKIVDDAKNFIEKAIADIGSTSATKQLILGTASGWITGFITMKIGKIAAVGIGGGVILLHIASQKGYIDVNWDKINKRVDKITDKIEKETTGKSPDWFDKVERFVDRKLDKAEGLLKKKEHKAKRWYNNFIGDDNYRATETHVFLTSFVAGMAIGLLCGK; this is encoded by the exons ATGGCTAAACCGAAGAAAGATGAGACTTCTGAAGAAGCAAAAAAGATAGTGGATGACGCAAAGAACTTTATTGAAAAAGCTATTGCTGATATTGGTTCGACATCAGCAACAAAGCAGCTAATTTTAGGAACTGCGTCAGGATG GATTACAGGTTTTATTACAATGAAAATTGGTAAAATTGCTGCTGTAGGCATTGGTGGTGGTGTAATTTTACTACACATTGCAAGTCAAAAAGGATATATCGATGTAAATTGGGATAAAATCAATAAGAGGGTTGATAAAATTACtgataaaattgaaaaagaaaCTACAGGAAAGTCACCTGACTGGTTTGATAAA GTTGAGAGGTTCGTGGATCGTAAACTCGATAAAGCAGAAggattattaaagaaaaaagaacaTAAAGCCAAACGTTGGTATAACAACTTCATAGGAGATGATAATTACCGTGCAACAGAAACACACGTGTTCTTGACATCTTTTGTTGCAGGAATGGCTATTGGCCTCCTTTGTGGTAAATAA
- the LOC120631837 gene encoding probable leucine--tRNA ligase, mitochondrial isoform X1, with the protein MFSYRILKIVVRRPTVFSRYKSSLGLWNHDITTNIKLDIEKYWAKEILCNKIGNKDTYYVLPMFPYPSGNLHMGHVRVYSISDTIARFQELEGKNVIHPIGWDAFGLPAENAAIERNTLPHIWTDTNISAMKEQLVQLGFKFDWNREISTCDPKYYKWTQYIFLKLFENGLAYQCKAKVNWDPIDQTVLADEQVDDSGCSWRSGVKVEEKILTQWFIKTTKYAKHLYEGLNSKSLDNWKDIINLQKHWIGECNGVVVNFHMNVSNKQRGFDVWSPDPYKFIHGQCIIMKKDNIIIKDMTLDDIQNLRCFNSITKREMLVFVADNINYPEGRDVYIACPSIDSEDYKLCLSLNIPIAKTNDKIVDKISENERAIDLAQKNNCGGYFVSSKLKDWLISRQRFWGTPIPIIHCPNCGIVPVPYEDLPVVLPEISTQETRVSKLTSFKSWQNCKCPKCSSDATRESDTMDTFVDSSWYYYRFLDPNNDKKPFDKEKLMGVTPVNCYIGGKEHAVLHLYYTRFMSYFLHSLGLTPTQEPFKKLLVQGMIMGQSYKTKNTGKYLPPENVEKIGNEYKERETGEPVLVQWEKMSKSKYNGENPERLLSTYGCDTTRLLILADVPPATSRRWSDTTLPGVLNFQHRLWITIRDFLMHKQNVELSTKNILSEKEFKEYENKLWNSRNYFIATATYHFKYTHKLSVGISRLQSLTNVLRNNIPPQIIANSKEYEKSLASLIIMLSIITPHFGCELWAGMRSAPNRICDNADGIDWNQEVVQQRWPIVDESYPLSLQCKVDGADRCDLKIEANKLNSLDLDRVLQIVIEEKGVAERIKHGILRTKYELYPNCRAILHIFTNRKAKNKLQLEKEKETFSSQA; encoded by the exons ATGTTTAGCTATAGAATTCTTAAGATCGTTGTAAGAAGGCCGACAGTATTTTCGAGGTATAAAAGTAGCCTCGGGTTATGG AATCACGACATAACTACAAATATCAAACTTGACATAGAAAAATATTGGGCGAAAGaaattttatgtaacaaaattGGAAATAAAGACACATATTATGTTCTGCCTATGTTTCCTTATCCATCGGGAAATTTGCACATGGGTCATGTTAGAGTGTATTCTATATCGGACACTATAGCCAGATTTCAAGAGCTTGAGGGTAAAAATGTTATTCATCCAATTGGATGGGATGCTTTTGGCTTACCCGCTGAGAATGCTGCCATTGAGAGAAACACTTTACCCCATATTTGGACTGATACCAACATTTCAGCTATGAAAGAGCAGCTTGTTCAATTGGGATTTAAATTTGACTGGAATAGAGAAATAAGTACCTGTgatccaaaatattataaatggacccaatacatatttttaaagttatttgaaaatgGACTGGCTTATCAGTGTAAA GCCAAAGTGAACTGGGATCCTATTGATCAAACAGTTTTAGCAGATGAACAGGTTGATGACAGCGGATGTTCTTGGCGATCTGGCGTGAAAgttgaagaaaaaatattaacccagtggtttataaaaacaacaaagtATGCAAAGCATCTATATGAAGGTCTTAACAGTAAAAGTTTAGACAACTGGAAAGATATTATTAACTTACAAAAACATTGGATTGGAGAGTGTAATGGTGTTGTAGTAAATTTTCACATGAATGTCAGTAATAAACAAAGAGGCTTTGATGTTTGGTCTCCAGATCCCTACAAATTCATACATGGTCAATGCATAATAATGaagaaagataatattattataaaagacatgacaTTGGATGACATACAGAACCTTAGGTGCTTTAACTCAATTACTAAAAGAGAAATGTTAGTTTTCGTTGCAGACAATATAAATTATCCGGAAGGTAGAGATGTCTACATTGCCTGCCCCTCAATTGATTCTGAAGATTACAAGTTATGTCTTAGTTTAAATATTCCAATTGCCAAGACAAATGATAAAATTGTAGATAAAATTTCTGAAAATGAAAGAGCAATTGATTTAGCCCAAAAGAATAATTGTGGAGGTTATTTTGTAAGTTCAAAGCTTAAAGACTGGCTTATATCTAGGCAAAGATTTTGGGGTACACCAATACCTATAATTCATTGTCCAAATTGTGGTATTGTACCAGTTCCTTATGAAGATCTACCTGTCGTTCTTCCTGAAATAAGTACACAAGAAACCAGAGTTTCAAAATTGACATCTTTTAAATCTTGGCAAAATTGCAAATGCCCCAAGTGCTCAAGTGATGCAACAAGAGAATCTGACACTATGGACACATTTGTTGACTCTTCATGGTACTATTATCGTTTTCTGGATCCAAATAATGACAAGAAACCATTTGACAAAGAAAAATTAATGGGGGTGACTCCAGTTAATTGTTATATTGGAGGTAAAGAACATGCTGTgctacatttatattatactcgTTTTATGAGTTACTTTTTACACTCACTAGGCTTAACACCAACACAGGAAcctttcaaaaaattattagtacAAGGAATGATTATGGGACAgtcttataaaacaaaaaatactggGAAATATTTACCACCTGAAAATGTAGAGAAGATTGGGAATGAATATAAAGAAAGAGAAACTGGAGAGCCAGTCCTGGTACAATGGGAGAAAATGAGTAAATCTAAATACAATGGCGAAAATCCAGAGCGTTTGTTATCAACCTATGGATGCGACACAACAAGACTATTGATCCTTGCTGATGTTCCACCTGCTACAAGTAGACGATGGTCTGATACTA ctttgCCAGGAGTATTAAACTTTCAACATAGATTATGGATAACAATCAGAGATTTTCTAATGCATAAGCAAAATGTCGAGTTATctacgaaaaatattttatctgaaAAAGAATTTAAAGAGTATGAAAATAAGTTATGGAATTCAAGAAATTATTTCATTGCAACTGCTACTtatcattttaaatatactCACAAACTCAGTGTAGGGATTTCTCGTCTGCAGAGCTTAACTAATGTGTTAAGG AACAACATACCACCTCAAATAATAGCCAATAGCAAAGAATATGAAAAGTCATTAGCCTCTTTGATCATAATGCTGTCTATAATTACTCCACATTTCGGCTGTGAGCTTTGGGCTGGTATGCGATCTGCGCCTAACAGAATATGCGATAATGCCGATGGAATTGATTGGAATCAAGAGGTTGTTCAGCAAAGATGGCCAATTGTGGATGAAAGTTACCCACTATCCTTGCAATGTAAA gttgATGGTGCTGATAGGTGTGACCTGAAAATAGAAGCGAATAAGTTAAATAGTCTAGATTTAGATCGTGTATTACAAATTGTAATTGAAGAGAAAGGAGTTGCAGAAAGAATAAAACACGGAATATTGAGAACAAAATACGAGCTTTACCCAAATTGTCGCgctatattacatatttttacaaacAGAAAAGCAAAGAACAAACTACAAttagaaaaagaaaaggaaACCTTCTCTTCGCAAGCTTAA
- the LOC120631837 gene encoding probable leucine--tRNA ligase, mitochondrial isoform X2, whose amino-acid sequence MFSYRILKIVVRRPTVFSRYKSSLGLWNHDITTNIKLDIEKYWAKEILCNKIGNKDTYYVLPMFPYPSGNLHMGHVRVYSISDTIARFQELEGKNVIHPIGWDAFGLPAENAAIERNTLPHIWTDTNISAMKEQLVQLGFKFDWNREISTCDPKYYKWTQYIFLKLFENGLAYQCKAKVNWDPIDQTVLADEQVDDSGCSWRSGVKVEEKILTQWFIKTTKYAKHLYEGLNSKSLDNWKDIINLQKHWIGECNVFVADNINYPEGRDVYIACPSIDSEDYKLCLSLNIPIAKTNDKIVDKISENERAIDLAQKNNCGGYFVSSKLKDWLISRQRFWGTPIPIIHCPNCGIVPVPYEDLPVVLPEISTQETRVSKLTSFKSWQNCKCPKCSSDATRESDTMDTFVDSSWYYYRFLDPNNDKKPFDKEKLMGVTPVNCYIGGKEHAVLHLYYTRFMSYFLHSLGLTPTQEPFKKLLVQGMIMGQSYKTKNTGKYLPPENVEKIGNEYKERETGEPVLVQWEKMSKSKYNGENPERLLSTYGCDTTRLLILADVPPATSRRWSDTTLPGVLNFQHRLWITIRDFLMHKQNVELSTKNILSEKEFKEYENKLWNSRNYFIATATYHFKYTHKLSVGISRLQSLTNVLRNNIPPQIIANSKEYEKSLASLIIMLSIITPHFGCELWAGMRSAPNRICDNADGIDWNQEVVQQRWPIVDESYPLSLQCKVDGADRCDLKIEANKLNSLDLDRVLQIVIEEKGVAERIKHGILRTKYELYPNCRAILHIFTNRKAKNKLQLEKEKETFSSQA is encoded by the exons ATGTTTAGCTATAGAATTCTTAAGATCGTTGTAAGAAGGCCGACAGTATTTTCGAGGTATAAAAGTAGCCTCGGGTTATGG AATCACGACATAACTACAAATATCAAACTTGACATAGAAAAATATTGGGCGAAAGaaattttatgtaacaaaattGGAAATAAAGACACATATTATGTTCTGCCTATGTTTCCTTATCCATCGGGAAATTTGCACATGGGTCATGTTAGAGTGTATTCTATATCGGACACTATAGCCAGATTTCAAGAGCTTGAGGGTAAAAATGTTATTCATCCAATTGGATGGGATGCTTTTGGCTTACCCGCTGAGAATGCTGCCATTGAGAGAAACACTTTACCCCATATTTGGACTGATACCAACATTTCAGCTATGAAAGAGCAGCTTGTTCAATTGGGATTTAAATTTGACTGGAATAGAGAAATAAGTACCTGTgatccaaaatattataaatggacccaatacatatttttaaagttatttgaaaatgGACTGGCTTATCAGTGTAAA GCCAAAGTGAACTGGGATCCTATTGATCAAACAGTTTTAGCAGATGAACAGGTTGATGACAGCGGATGTTCTTGGCGATCTGGCGTGAAAgttgaagaaaaaatattaacccagtggtttataaaaacaacaaagtATGCAAAGCATCTATATGAAGGTCTTAACAGTAAAAGTTTAGACAACTGGAAAGATATTATTAACTTACAAAAACATTGGATTGGAGAGTGTAATG TTTTCGTTGCAGACAATATAAATTATCCGGAAGGTAGAGATGTCTACATTGCCTGCCCCTCAATTGATTCTGAAGATTACAAGTTATGTCTTAGTTTAAATATTCCAATTGCCAAGACAAATGATAAAATTGTAGATAAAATTTCTGAAAATGAAAGAGCAATTGATTTAGCCCAAAAGAATAATTGTGGAGGTTATTTTGTAAGTTCAAAGCTTAAAGACTGGCTTATATCTAGGCAAAGATTTTGGGGTACACCAATACCTATAATTCATTGTCCAAATTGTGGTATTGTACCAGTTCCTTATGAAGATCTACCTGTCGTTCTTCCTGAAATAAGTACACAAGAAACCAGAGTTTCAAAATTGACATCTTTTAAATCTTGGCAAAATTGCAAATGCCCCAAGTGCTCAAGTGATGCAACAAGAGAATCTGACACTATGGACACATTTGTTGACTCTTCATGGTACTATTATCGTTTTCTGGATCCAAATAATGACAAGAAACCATTTGACAAAGAAAAATTAATGGGGGTGACTCCAGTTAATTGTTATATTGGAGGTAAAGAACATGCTGTgctacatttatattatactcgTTTTATGAGTTACTTTTTACACTCACTAGGCTTAACACCAACACAGGAAcctttcaaaaaattattagtacAAGGAATGATTATGGGACAgtcttataaaacaaaaaatactggGAAATATTTACCACCTGAAAATGTAGAGAAGATTGGGAATGAATATAAAGAAAGAGAAACTGGAGAGCCAGTCCTGGTACAATGGGAGAAAATGAGTAAATCTAAATACAATGGCGAAAATCCAGAGCGTTTGTTATCAACCTATGGATGCGACACAACAAGACTATTGATCCTTGCTGATGTTCCACCTGCTACAAGTAGACGATGGTCTGATACTA ctttgCCAGGAGTATTAAACTTTCAACATAGATTATGGATAACAATCAGAGATTTTCTAATGCATAAGCAAAATGTCGAGTTATctacgaaaaatattttatctgaaAAAGAATTTAAAGAGTATGAAAATAAGTTATGGAATTCAAGAAATTATTTCATTGCAACTGCTACTtatcattttaaatatactCACAAACTCAGTGTAGGGATTTCTCGTCTGCAGAGCTTAACTAATGTGTTAAGG AACAACATACCACCTCAAATAATAGCCAATAGCAAAGAATATGAAAAGTCATTAGCCTCTTTGATCATAATGCTGTCTATAATTACTCCACATTTCGGCTGTGAGCTTTGGGCTGGTATGCGATCTGCGCCTAACAGAATATGCGATAATGCCGATGGAATTGATTGGAATCAAGAGGTTGTTCAGCAAAGATGGCCAATTGTGGATGAAAGTTACCCACTATCCTTGCAATGTAAA gttgATGGTGCTGATAGGTGTGACCTGAAAATAGAAGCGAATAAGTTAAATAGTCTAGATTTAGATCGTGTATTACAAATTGTAATTGAAGAGAAAGGAGTTGCAGAAAGAATAAAACACGGAATATTGAGAACAAAATACGAGCTTTACCCAAATTGTCGCgctatattacatatttttacaaacAGAAAAGCAAAGAACAAACTACAAttagaaaaagaaaaggaaACCTTCTCTTCGCAAGCTTAA